A single window of Camelus ferus isolate YT-003-E chromosome 7, BCGSAC_Cfer_1.0, whole genome shotgun sequence DNA harbors:
- the GNG11 gene encoding guanine nucleotide-binding protein G(I)/G(S)/G(O) subunit gamma-11 encodes MPALHIEDLPEKEKLKMEVEQLRKEVKLQRQQVSKCSEEIKNYIEERSGEDPLVKGIPEDKNPFKEKGSCIIS; translated from the exons ATGCCGGCCCTTCACATCGAAGATTTGccagaaaaggaaaagctgaagATGGAAGTTGAGCAACTTCGCAAAGAAGTCAAGTTGCAGAGACAACAA GTGTCTAAATgttctgaagaaataaagaactatATTGAAGAACGTTCTGGAGAGGATCCTCTGGTGAAAGGAATTCCAGAAGACAAGAATCCCTTCAAAGAAAAAGGCAGCTGCATTATTTCGTAA
- the GNGT1 gene encoding guanine nucleotide-binding protein G(T) subunit gamma-T1 gives MPVINIEDLTEKDKLKMEVDQLKKEVTLERMLVSKCCEEVRDYVEERSGEDPLVKGVPEDKNPFKELKGGCVIS, from the exons ATGCCAGTGATCAATATTGAGGACCtgacagaaaaggacaaattgAAGATGGAAGTTGACCAGCTCAAGAAAGAAGTGACACTGGAAAGAATGCTG gtgTCCAAATGTTGTGAAGAAGTAAGGGATTATGTTGAAGAGAGATCTGGGGAGGACCCCCTAGTAAAGGGCGTACCAGAGGACAAAAATCCCTTCAAGGAGCTCAAAGGAGGCTGTGtgatttcataa